One segment of Sphingomonas qomolangmaensis DNA contains the following:
- a CDS encoding metallophosphoesterase produces the protein MIARFIWPLSIPTPMKIVLAIAVLVASQYHLWSRLSSGSVFSPEFPFAIVVLFNWAFGTIALLAVLLLALDLGTLVAWLVRRGASPPDGVRYAIPAGAAVLAAVAVSQAVRVPPVKEIEVRIAGLPAQFDGYTMLQLTDLHISRLFPERWTRAVVDKSNALAPDLIVVTGDFIDGTVERRRADVEPLRDLRARDGVMFIPGNHEYFFGYREWMRHLSAMGMRALENEHAVIGRGQGRLVIAGVTDLTAPGTGHSGPDVAASIAGAPAGAPIILLDHQPKNARAAAPLGVALQLSGHTHGGMIRGLDRIVARANGGFVSGRYQVGDMQLYVNNGTALWPGFALRLGRPSELTRITLRPAA, from the coding sequence GTGATCGCGCGCTTTATCTGGCCGCTCAGCATCCCGACGCCGATGAAGATCGTGCTGGCGATCGCGGTGCTGGTGGCGTCGCAATATCACCTGTGGAGCCGGTTATCGTCGGGGTCGGTATTCTCGCCCGAATTTCCCTTTGCGATCGTCGTGCTGTTCAACTGGGCGTTCGGGACGATCGCGCTGCTCGCGGTGTTGTTGCTGGCGCTCGACCTCGGCACGCTGGTGGCGTGGCTCGTCCGCCGCGGCGCTTCGCCCCCCGATGGCGTTCGCTACGCGATCCCGGCGGGCGCGGCGGTGCTGGCGGCGGTCGCGGTGTCGCAGGCGGTCCGCGTGCCGCCGGTGAAGGAGATCGAGGTCAGGATCGCCGGATTGCCCGCACAGTTCGACGGCTACACGATGCTCCAGTTGACCGACCTGCACATCAGCCGGCTGTTCCCCGAGCGCTGGACGCGCGCGGTGGTCGACAAATCGAATGCGCTCGCGCCCGACCTGATCGTCGTCACCGGTGATTTCATCGACGGCACCGTCGAACGGCGCCGCGCCGATGTCGAGCCGCTGCGCGATCTGCGCGCGCGCGACGGCGTGATGTTCATCCCGGGCAACCACGAATATTTCTTCGGCTATCGCGAATGGATGCGCCATTTGTCGGCGATGGGGATGCGCGCGCTCGAAAACGAGCATGCGGTGATCGGGCGCGGGCAGGGGCGGCTGGTGATCGCCGGCGTCACCGATCTCACCGCGCCGGGCACCGGCCATTCGGGGCCCGATGTTGCCGCGTCGATCGCCGGGGCACCCGCCGGCGCGCCGATCATCCTGCTCGATCACCAGCCCAAGAATGCGCGCGCGGCAGCGCCGCTCGGCGTTGCATTGCAGCTATCGGGTCATACGCATGGCGGGATGATCCGCGGCCTCGACCGGATCGTCGCGCGCGCCAATGGCGGCTTCGTCTCGGGGCGGTATCAGGTGGGCGACATGCAGCTGTATGTGAACAACGGCACCGCGCTGTGGCCCGGTTTCGCGTTGCGGCTGGGGCGTCCGTCCGAGCTGACGCGGATCACGCTGCGGCCGGCGGCATAG
- the asd gene encoding archaetidylserine decarboxylase (Phosphatidylserine decarboxylase is synthesized as a single chain precursor. Generation of the pyruvoyl active site from a Ser is coupled to cleavage of a Gly-Ser bond between the larger (beta) and smaller (alpha chains). It is an integral membrane protein.), which produces MSDRLKILLQHLLPKQQLTVFAGRVAGARGSALTPRLIRWFVRRYRVDMAEAANPDIASYASFNDFFTRPLKPGARPIARADFVSPVDGAISQLGAIDDHHIVQAKGHRFTTTELVGGDAALAAGFAHGSFANLYLSPRDYHRLHMPCDGRLRRMIYVPGALFSVNPVTARGVANLFARNERVVCVFDSPEHGAFVMVLVGATIVGSMATVWHGVVNPKRTGAPAEWDYADQDIVLKQGEEMGRFLLGSTIVMLFKPGTIAFNPEWAPERPVRLGEMMGNRPG; this is translated from the coding sequence ATGTCCGACCGCCTGAAGATCCTGCTGCAACATCTGCTCCCCAAGCAGCAGCTGACCGTGTTCGCGGGCCGCGTCGCGGGTGCCCGCGGCAGCGCGCTGACGCCGCGGCTGATCCGCTGGTTCGTGCGGCGCTACCGCGTCGACATGGCCGAAGCCGCGAACCCCGACATCGCGAGCTATGCGAGCTTCAACGACTTTTTCACCCGGCCGCTCAAGCCCGGTGCCCGCCCGATCGCGCGCGCTGATTTCGTCTCGCCCGTCGATGGCGCGATCAGCCAGTTGGGCGCGATCGACGACCACCATATCGTCCAGGCCAAGGGGCATCGCTTCACCACCACCGAACTGGTCGGCGGCGACGCGGCGCTGGCGGCGGGGTTCGCGCATGGCAGCTTCGCCAACCTGTATCTGTCGCCGCGCGACTATCACCGGCTGCACATGCCCTGCGACGGCAGGCTGCGGCGGATGATCTACGTGCCCGGCGCGCTCTTTTCGGTGAACCCCGTCACCGCGCGCGGCGTCGCCAATCTGTTTGCGCGCAACGAGCGCGTGGTGTGCGTGTTCGATTCGCCCGAACATGGGGCGTTCGTCATGGTGCTGGTCGGCGCCACGATCGTCGGCAGCATGGCGACGGTATGGCACGGCGTCGTCAACCCCAAGCGCACCGGCGCGCCTGCCGAATGGGATTATGCCGATCAGGACATCGTGCTGAAACAGGGCGAGGAAATGGGCCGCTTCCTGCTCGGATCGACGATCGTGATGTTGTTCAAGCCGGGCACGATCGCCTTCAACCCCGAATGGGCGCCCGAACGCCCGGTGCGGCTGGGCGAGATGATGGGCAACCGTCCAGGCTGA
- a CDS encoding cellulase N-terminal Ig-like domain-containing protein: MRGYGFVTMAAAVALAVPVGAQQAERDAATPTRTAAKDGQLLLSERGYLTRPGLDVIVFDDIYPDGHQTGVTVIQHGLRVAANGDIRLEAEPGQWSPMSKGGERKIDPATGTITQTLSFPDPDKDGKGFNPIFYPDLKLSYKVRVAPEPGGGFRVSVDMDQPVPAEWVGRVGFNFELFPEHLFGRSWVMGDQGGTFPRQPNGPVAASTGPQVPVPRNAQPNGPVQNPNGQILGVPLGIGRSLVVAPESDRQRMIITSETGTIALLDGRSAHNNGWYIARETVKAGATTNAVSWVVRPNTIAGWSYAPVVQVSQVGYAAAQPKRAVIELDARGGATEAQATLYRLTAAGREAVKTGPAANWGNFLRYRYRTFDFSDVTTPGMYVLAYGGTETNAFRIGDDVYSRGVWQPTLETFLPVQMCHMLVREKYRVWHGLDHQDDALMARTDLNHFDGYVQGPQTMTRFAPGEIVPGLNAGGWHDAGDYDLRVESQIGTVWVLAKMVEELGLDYDATRVDAAAKSVEIRDPDGKNDAIQQIEHGLASVLGGYRALGRLYRGVITPDLRSYAMLGDAANHSDNVFRKPVAGLGVDANGKPVDFDDRWVFTEDNPDRELYTAAGLAAAGRVLKRDNPALSAEALAAARAIAANALARAKSVPNKVFALAELAQATGDRAYFTALGDMTDAIVAKPGETAWMLASIRGDLPAAMRSRVDAAVVGYQRTVQASAKTDSPYGIPYVPKIWGAGWDIQERGVQQWFFEKGWPDATDEASWLNALNFVLGAHPGENRASFVSGVGAESALVAYGVNRADWSYIPGGVISGTNLVRPDLPELKTWPYFWQQGEYVMGGGATNFMFLALAADRKYAGAKR, translated from the coding sequence ATGCGGGGATACGGGTTCGTGACGATGGCGGCGGCGGTTGCGCTGGCGGTACCCGTCGGCGCGCAGCAGGCCGAACGCGACGCGGCGACGCCGACCCGAACCGCCGCCAAGGACGGGCAGCTTTTGCTGTCCGAGCGCGGCTATCTGACCCGGCCCGGCCTCGACGTGATCGTGTTCGACGATATCTATCCCGATGGCCACCAGACCGGGGTGACGGTGATCCAGCACGGGCTGCGCGTCGCCGCCAATGGCGACATCCGCCTGGAGGCCGAGCCCGGCCAATGGTCGCCGATGTCCAAAGGCGGCGAGCGCAAGATCGATCCGGCGACCGGCACGATAACGCAGACGCTTTCCTTCCCCGACCCCGACAAGGACGGCAAAGGCTTCAACCCGATCTTCTACCCCGATCTGAAGCTGTCGTACAAAGTCCGCGTCGCGCCCGAGCCGGGCGGCGGGTTCCGCGTGAGCGTCGACATGGATCAGCCGGTGCCCGCCGAATGGGTCGGCCGCGTGGGGTTCAATTTCGAACTGTTCCCCGAACATCTGTTCGGCCGCTCCTGGGTGATGGGCGATCAGGGAGGCACCTTCCCGCGCCAGCCCAACGGCCCGGTCGCGGCATCGACCGGACCGCAGGTGCCGGTACCGCGCAACGCCCAGCCCAACGGGCCGGTGCAGAACCCCAATGGCCAGATCCTGGGCGTGCCGCTGGGCATTGGGCGCAGCCTGGTGGTGGCTCCCGAGAGTGATCGCCAGCGCATGATCATCACCAGCGAAACGGGAACGATCGCGCTGCTCGACGGGCGATCGGCGCATAACAATGGCTGGTACATCGCGCGCGAGACGGTGAAGGCGGGGGCCACCACCAATGCGGTGTCGTGGGTGGTGCGGCCCAACACCATCGCCGGCTGGAGCTATGCCCCCGTCGTCCAGGTGAGCCAGGTCGGCTACGCTGCCGCCCAGCCCAAGCGCGCGGTGATCGAGCTCGATGCCCGTGGCGGCGCGACCGAAGCGCAAGCGACGCTCTATCGGCTGACCGCCGCGGGGCGCGAAGCGGTCAAGACCGGGCCGGCGGCGAACTGGGGCAATTTCCTGCGCTATCGCTACCGCACCTTCGACTTTTCCGATGTCACCACCCCCGGCATGTATGTCCTGGCCTATGGCGGGACCGAGACCAACGCGTTCCGGATCGGCGACGATGTCTATTCGCGCGGGGTGTGGCAGCCGACGCTCGAGACCTTCCTGCCGGTGCAGATGTGCCATATGCTGGTACGCGAGAAATATCGCGTCTGGCATGGGCTCGACCATCAGGACGATGCGCTGATGGCGCGCACCGACCTCAACCATTTCGACGGCTATGTGCAGGGGCCGCAGACGATGACCCGGTTCGCGCCGGGGGAGATCGTGCCGGGGCTCAACGCCGGCGGTTGGCACGACGCCGGCGATTACGACCTGCGCGTCGAATCGCAGATCGGCACGGTATGGGTGCTTGCCAAGATGGTCGAGGAGCTCGGCCTCGATTACGACGCGACGCGGGTCGATGCTGCAGCGAAATCGGTCGAGATCCGCGATCCCGACGGCAAGAACGACGCGATCCAGCAGATCGAGCACGGGCTCGCCAGCGTGCTCGGCGGCTATCGCGCGCTGGGGCGGCTGTACCGCGGGGTCATCACCCCCGATCTTCGGTCCTACGCGATGCTCGGCGACGCCGCGAACCATAGCGACAACGTCTTCCGCAAGCCGGTCGCGGGGCTAGGCGTCGATGCCAATGGCAAGCCGGTCGACTTCGACGATCGCTGGGTATTCACCGAGGATAACCCCGATCGCGAACTCTATACCGCCGCCGGGCTCGCCGCCGCCGGCCGGGTGCTCAAGCGCGACAATCCCGCATTGTCGGCCGAAGCGCTCGCAGCGGCGCGGGCGATCGCTGCCAACGCCTTGGCGCGCGCCAAGAGCGTGCCGAACAAGGTGTTCGCGCTCGCCGAACTGGCGCAGGCGACGGGCGACCGCGCCTATTTCACCGCGCTGGGCGACATGACCGACGCGATCGTCGCCAAGCCTGGCGAAACCGCGTGGATGCTGGCGTCGATCCGCGGTGACCTGCCCGCGGCGATGCGCAGCCGCGTCGATGCCGCGGTGGTCGGCTATCAGCGAACGGTGCAGGCAAGCGCCAAGACCGACAGCCCTTACGGCATCCCCTATGTCCCCAAGATCTGGGGCGCGGGGTGGGATATCCAGGAGCGCGGGGTGCAGCAGTGGTTCTTCGAAAAGGGCTGGCCCGACGCGACCGACGAGGCCAGCTGGCTGAATGCGCTGAACTTCGTGCTCGGCGCGCATCCGGGCGAGAATCGCGCGAGCTTCGTCAGCGGGGTGGGGGCCGAATCGGCGCTGGTGGCCTATGGGGTGAATCGCGCCGACTGGTCGTATATTCCCGGCGGGGTGATTTCGGGGACGAACCTGGTGCGGCCTGATCTGCCCGAGCTAAAGACCTGGCCGTATTTCTGGCAACAAGGGGAATATGTCATGGGCGGTGGTGCGACGAACTTCATGTTCCTGGCGCTCGCGGCCGACCGCAAATATGCGGGGGCGAAACGATGA
- a CDS encoding aldose epimerase family protein, protein MSALRAMPLVAVALMVAPGAQAQVAGGIVDDDPAIREYVLQNANGTRVRFLNYGATVTGVEVADRAGRRTNVVLSYPRESDYRRGSEGNWFGSMIGRYAGRIADARFPLDGRVVQLKPNSGPNALHGGGGQGPDRAIWRVREFSDRQGVGAVLRHVSPAGTQGYPGTMTITVVYRLSDDDALTTEISATTDAPTVVNLTNHAYFNLRGAGSGTVEDHLLSIAADEMVVTREGGIPTGALARVAGTPLDFRDPHAIGARIDATDRAIKPRPGYDHGFVLRGGVTDEPRSVAVLTDPASGRTLTIETTEPSVQFYTAEHMDGSEAGSAGPLTKRAGAALETQHFPDSPNQPSFPSTELRPGQSFESVTVWRFGVVAK, encoded by the coding sequence ATGAGCGCGCTTCGAGCGATGCCGCTGGTCGCGGTCGCGCTGATGGTAGCGCCCGGCGCGCAGGCGCAGGTCGCGGGCGGCATCGTCGACGACGATCCCGCGATCCGCGAATATGTGTTGCAGAACGCGAACGGCACGCGGGTGCGTTTCCTGAACTATGGCGCGACGGTGACCGGCGTCGAAGTCGCCGACCGCGCGGGCAGGCGTACGAACGTGGTGCTGAGCTATCCGCGCGAGAGCGACTATCGCCGGGGCAGCGAGGGCAATTGGTTCGGCTCGATGATCGGACGCTATGCCGGGCGGATCGCCGACGCCCGCTTTCCGCTCGATGGGCGGGTGGTCCAGCTCAAGCCCAACAGCGGCCCCAACGCGCTGCATGGCGGCGGCGGGCAGGGACCCGATCGCGCGATATGGCGCGTGCGCGAATTCTCTGACCGGCAGGGTGTGGGCGCGGTGCTGCGCCACGTTTCGCCGGCGGGGACGCAGGGCTATCCGGGCACGATGACGATCACCGTCGTCTATCGCTTGTCCGACGACGATGCGCTCACCACCGAAATCAGCGCGACCACCGACGCACCGACGGTCGTCAACCTGACGAACCATGCCTATTTCAACCTGCGCGGAGCGGGATCGGGGACGGTCGAAGACCATCTGCTCAGCATCGCTGCCGATGAAATGGTGGTGACGCGCGAAGGCGGGATCCCTACCGGCGCGCTCGCCCGGGTGGCGGGAACCCCGCTCGATTTTCGCGATCCGCACGCGATCGGCGCGCGGATCGACGCCACCGACCGGGCGATCAAGCCGCGTCCGGGCTATGACCATGGGTTCGTGCTGCGCGGCGGGGTGACCGACGAACCCCGCAGCGTCGCGGTGCTGACCGATCCCGCGAGCGGCAGGACGCTGACGATCGAAACGACCGAGCCGAGCGTGCAATTCTATACCGCCGAGCATATGGACGGAAGCGAGGCGGGGAGCGCTGGACCGCTAACCAAGCGTGCGGGTGCTGCGCTCGAAACGCAGCATTTTCCCGACAGCCCGAACCAACCGAGTTTCCCCTCCACCGAACTGCGTCCGGGTCAAAGCTTCGAGAGCGTGACGGTGTGGCGCTTCGGGGTGGTGGCCAAATAG
- a CDS encoding TetR/AcrR family transcriptional regulator, giving the protein MAKPQTRRDQNREARRAAIVSAAREAFLEHGYAATSMSTIATQLGGSKGTLWAYFPSKEDLFAAVLDEVTSNFRQNLDDTLRPEREYHATLLDFAERFLRKMLDPDSIRLHRLIIGESGRFPEIGRLFYARGPQIVMERLSRYIAGRMEAGDLRSEDPLQAAMHLIQLIQTQQNLRLWGIIGIPEPDEIRVHAEKALDLFDRAYAT; this is encoded by the coding sequence ATGGCTAAGCCCCAAACCCGCCGCGATCAGAACCGCGAAGCGCGGCGCGCCGCGATCGTTTCGGCGGCGCGTGAGGCGTTTCTCGAACACGGCTATGCCGCAACATCGATGTCGACGATCGCGACCCAGCTCGGCGGGTCGAAAGGCACGCTCTGGGCCTATTTCCCCTCGAAGGAAGACCTGTTCGCTGCGGTCCTCGACGAGGTGACGTCGAACTTCCGCCAGAATCTCGACGACACGCTGCGGCCCGAACGCGAATATCACGCGACGTTGCTCGACTTCGCCGAACGTTTCCTGCGCAAGATGCTCGATCCCGACAGCATCCGCTTGCACCGGCTGATCATCGGCGAAAGCGGCCGCTTCCCCGAAATCGGCCGCCTCTTCTACGCACGCGGCCCGCAAATCGTGATGGAGCGCCTGTCGCGCTATATCGCCGGGCGGATGGAGGCCGGCGATTTGCGCAGCGAGGATCCGCTGCAGGCGGCGATGCACCTGATCCAGCTGATCCAGACGCAGCAAAACCTTCGCCTATGGGGGATCATCGGCATCCCCGAGCCGGATGAAATCCGCGTCCATGCCGAAAAGGCACTCGACCTGTTCGACCGCGCCTACGCGACCTGA
- a CDS encoding efflux transporter outer membrane subunit, whose amino-acid sequence MIRLIGCGAIAVAMAGCAAPDLGPRPELATPDTYAARTSLAATGSAAAWPAAGWWRGYGDAQLNALIDEALAGSPDIAIAAARVRSAQGVLQQAGAAGLPRLDAEGAAGLNKQSYNNGIPAEFVPKGWNDTGRLALNFGLDLDLFGRNRAALVAATSDAEATRLEGEQAALSLATDIAARYADLARLYAERDVLERALAVRSSTERLIGDRVAIGLDTQAELKQARSAVPASRVDLAANAEQIALAKNMIAALVGAGPDRALAITRPETPVLAAELPADAAIALIGRRPDIAAARARAEAAASRIDVARADFYPNISLSGLIGLQSLGLDSLFKGGSSIGNVGPAISLPIFRGGGLAGQYRQARGQYDEAVATYDRAVIGALREVADAVTSRRQVAEQLRDAQASLADAEGAYTVAQLRFRGGLSSFLNVLSAEQAVLTARRTLADIDARRFALDVQLVRALGGGFQPSIQTSETR is encoded by the coding sequence ATGATTCGGCTTATCGGCTGCGGGGCGATCGCAGTGGCAATGGCAGGCTGCGCCGCGCCCGATCTGGGGCCGCGTCCAGAGCTCGCCACCCCCGACACCTATGCCGCGCGTACCAGCCTGGCGGCGACGGGCAGCGCCGCGGCCTGGCCGGCGGCGGGGTGGTGGCGCGGCTATGGCGATGCGCAGCTGAACGCGCTGATCGACGAGGCGCTGGCGGGATCGCCCGACATCGCGATCGCCGCCGCGCGGGTGCGCAGCGCGCAAGGCGTGCTGCAGCAGGCGGGCGCCGCGGGGCTGCCGAGGCTCGACGCCGAAGGCGCGGCGGGGCTCAACAAGCAAAGCTACAATAACGGCATCCCGGCTGAATTCGTGCCCAAGGGGTGGAACGACACTGGCCGGCTGGCGCTCAACTTCGGGCTCGATCTCGACCTGTTCGGGCGCAACCGCGCGGCGCTGGTGGCGGCGACGTCGGATGCCGAAGCCACGCGGCTCGAGGGCGAGCAGGCGGCGCTGTCGCTCGCGACCGACATCGCCGCGCGCTATGCCGATCTCGCGCGGCTATATGCCGAGCGGGACGTGCTCGAACGCGCGCTTGCGGTCCGCAGTTCGACCGAGCGGCTGATCGGCGACCGGGTCGCGATCGGGCTCGATACCCAGGCCGAACTGAAGCAGGCGCGATCGGCAGTGCCCGCCTCGCGCGTCGATCTCGCCGCCAATGCCGAACAGATCGCGCTCGCCAAGAACATGATCGCCGCGCTGGTCGGCGCTGGACCCGATCGCGCGCTGGCGATCACCCGCCCCGAAACCCCGGTGCTCGCGGCCGAACTGCCCGCCGACGCCGCGATCGCGCTGATCGGCCGCCGCCCCGACATCGCCGCCGCGCGCGCCCGCGCCGAAGCTGCGGCAAGCCGGATCGATGTCGCGCGCGCCGATTTCTATCCCAATATCAGCCTGTCGGGGCTGATCGGTTTGCAGTCGCTCGGGCTCGACAGCCTGTTCAAGGGCGGGTCGAGCATCGGCAATGTCGGCCCGGCGATCAGCCTGCCGATCTTTCGTGGTGGTGGGCTTGCGGGTCAATATCGCCAGGCGCGCGGCCAATATGACGAAGCCGTCGCGACCTATGACCGCGCGGTGATCGGCGCGCTGCGCGAGGTCGCCGATGCGGTCACCAGCCGGCGTCAGGTGGCCGAGCAATTACGCGATGCGCAGGCGTCGCTCGCCGATGCCGAGGGCGCCTACACCGTCGCGCAGCTGCGCTTTCGCGGCGGGCTATCGAGCTTCCTCAACGTGCTGAGCGCCGAGCAGGCGGTGCTGACCGCACGGCGTACCTTGGCCGACATCGATGCCCGCCGGTTCGCGCTCGACGTGCAGTTGGTGCGCGCGCTCGGCGGCGGCTTTCAACCTTCTATCCAGACCAGCGAGACACGATGA
- a CDS encoding HlyD family efflux transporter periplasmic adaptor subunit encodes MMDMPSTENSQAQTVEMPVDRSNPGKRKRLLLIFAAVLVVIAAAYFLYDMLVLSKRVSTDNAYVAAETAQVMPLVAGQVIDVAVSDTQTVRRGQVLMRLDDADLQIAVAQAEAELAGAERRYAQTAATGDALAAQANARGADIGSARAQLALAQGNLERAQIDYRRREQLISAGAVSGDEVTAAANALRTAQANVAIARAGIAQATATRASALEDRAANIALTRGTTQATAPEVLAARAKLRQAKLDLSRAVVRAPIDGVVAQRNVQIGQRLAPGTAAMAIVPVDKLYVDANYKEGQLQNVRVGQRATLTSDLHGDDVVYHGRVVGLAGGTGSSSALIPAQNATGNWIKVVQRLPVRIALDPRELRAHPLRVGLSMEAEIDIGGDR; translated from the coding sequence ATGATGGACATGCCATCCACCGAGAACAGCCAGGCACAGACGGTTGAAATGCCGGTCGACCGTTCGAACCCGGGCAAGCGCAAGCGGCTGTTGCTGATCTTCGCCGCGGTGCTGGTCGTGATCGCCGCTGCCTATTTCCTCTACGACATGCTGGTGCTGTCGAAGCGGGTGTCGACCGACAATGCCTATGTCGCCGCCGAGACCGCGCAGGTCATGCCGCTGGTCGCGGGCCAGGTGATCGACGTCGCGGTGAGCGATACCCAGACCGTCAGGCGCGGGCAGGTGCTGATGCGGCTCGACGATGCCGACCTGCAGATCGCGGTAGCGCAGGCCGAGGCCGAGCTCGCCGGCGCCGAGCGGCGCTATGCCCAGACCGCGGCGACGGGCGATGCGCTGGCGGCGCAGGCCAATGCGCGCGGCGCCGATATCGGCAGCGCGCGGGCGCAGCTTGCGCTGGCGCAGGGAAATCTCGAACGCGCGCAGATCGATTACCGGCGGCGCGAGCAGCTGATCTCGGCGGGTGCGGTGTCGGGCGACGAAGTGACCGCGGCGGCCAATGCGCTGCGAACCGCGCAGGCCAACGTCGCGATCGCGCGCGCCGGCATCGCGCAGGCGACCGCGACGCGCGCCTCGGCGCTCGAGGATCGCGCCGCCAATATCGCGCTGACGCGCGGCACGACGCAGGCAACCGCGCCCGAAGTGCTCGCGGCGCGTGCCAAGCTGCGCCAGGCCAAGCTCGACCTGTCGCGCGCCGTCGTGCGCGCGCCGATCGACGGCGTGGTCGCGCAGCGCAACGTCCAGATCGGCCAGCGGCTCGCGCCGGGGACCGCTGCGATGGCGATCGTCCCGGTCGACAAGCTGTATGTCGATGCCAACTACAAGGAGGGCCAGCTCCAGAATGTCCGCGTCGGCCAGCGCGCGACGCTGACGTCGGACCTGCATGGCGACGACGTCGTGTACCACGGCCGCGTCGTCGGGCTGGCGGGCGGCACCGGATCGTCGTCGGCGCTGATCCCGGCGCAGAACGCGACGGGCAATTGGATCAAGGTGGTCCAGCGGCTCCCCGTGCGGATCGCGCTCGATCCCAGGGAGCTGCGCGCGCACCCCTTGCGCGTCGGGCTTTCGATGGAGGCCGAGATCGACATCGGCGGCGATCGCTAG